The Montipora capricornis isolate CH-2021 chromosome 3, ASM3666992v2, whole genome shotgun sequence genome window below encodes:
- the LOC138043757 gene encoding uncharacterized protein, which produces MDSVSFIQSLELEEHGPSHMPGGIVLLAETKNEGSADSGSLVSSTSKSEGLVDAGSLVSFTSEVGQKQKEDVLNSTLLAQLAANKKYDRFTDIENWYKFYGDVMSQLGWVMQNFKFNEYKSSHADFKISDVLVKLLSAMVGGDKEMMKVVKETLDALAKSGSSLTLFSSNSISEKNGNFQILPCTVDKSNQVSIAFTGGHFQASQAAKNYFFFSYAKKDISLFHSGQVFTLSEGVYDKVRDHVKEKLGKRAVDFVKNLDI; this is translated from the coding sequence ATGGATTCAGTGAGTTTTATACAGTCATTGGAACTTGAAGAGCATGGGCCGTCGCATATGCCAGGTGGCATTGTGCTACTCGCCGAGACGAAAAACGAGGGATCGGCCGATTCAGGTAGCCTTGTTTCTTCTACTTCTAAGAGCGAGGGTTTGGTCGATGCAGGTAGCCTTGTTTCCTTTACATCCGAGGTGGGGCAAAAACAGAAAGAGGATGTCCTTAATTCCACTTTGTTAGCTCAGCTGGCGGCAAACAAAAAGTACGACCGCTTTACTGACATTGAGAATTGGTACAAGTTTTACGGCGACGTTATGAGCCAACTTGGGTGGGTTATGCAAAACTTCAAGTTCAACGAGTACAAATCCTCCCATGCGGACTTCAAGATCTCCGATGTGTTGGTGAAACTGCTGAGCGCAATGGTTGGAGGTGACAAAGAGATGATGAAAGTCGTGAAGGAGACCCTCGACGCTCTTGCGAAATCTGGAAGTAGCCTGACTCTGTTCAGTTCCAACAGCATCTCGGAAAAGAACGGAAACTTCCAAATTTTGCCATGCACGGTTGACAAGAGTAATCAGGTCAGCATTGCTTTTACTGGCGGCCATTTCCAAGCCAGTCAAGCTGccaaaaactattttttcttctCTTATGCGAAGAAAGACATAAGCTTATTCCATTCAGGCCAAGTCTTCACTTTGAGCGAAGGCGTCTATGACAAGGTTCGTGACCATGTGAAAGAGAAGCTTGGGAAAAGGGCCGTCGACTTCGTCAAAAATCTGGACATATAA
- the LOC138040726 gene encoding uncharacterized protein: MEYKLPLIKLLWKIDIIFRFLDFPSTREISNESCVVFRACLKAVRYQNCREDYSFLIALLSKFISSPVSLGIVISIGVGTTVVCAVIGFLVAKCYLNWRRQYRKQKKISASLNGTVQKLVISSQPVDFVPLLIQDQLEAEDGEIDNTQYVSLRGRSTESLLESGKDSKEENFPPPFKGLDTASSILDKSDRKLKKPMEIGTRGESLYFDGSGNSEDETEKSTPKKKLSSSVVPPFSQRSLSMHSRPGNQRTAETLRFARCDQMQGF, encoded by the exons ATGGAATACAAAT TACCGCTTATCAAGCTACTATGGAAAATCGATATTATTTTTCGCTTTTTAGACTTTCCCTCGACGCGAGAAATTAGCAACGAAAGTTGCGTGGTGTTTCGCGCGTGTTTAAAAGCCGTCCGCTACCAAAACTGTAGAGAAGATTATTCTTTTTTAATTGCTCTCTTATCGAAATTTATCTCATCGCCAGTGTCTTTGGGCATCGTGATATCGATCGGTGTGGGAACGACAGTCGTGTGCGCCGTTATTGGATTCTTGGTGGCAAAATGTTATCTGAACTGGAGAAGGCAGtacaggaaacaaaaaaagatatcaGCTTCTCTTAATGGTACAGTGCAGAAGCTAGTCATATCATCACAACCGGTTGACTTTGTACCGCTGTTGATTCAAGATCAACTAGAAGCGGAAGATGGCGAAATTGACAACACGCAGTATGTATCTTTAAGAGGGAGGTCCACCGAGAGTCTTCTTGAGTCAGGAAAAGATTCCAAG GAGGAAAACTTTCCCCCTCCCTTCAAAGGATTGGACACAGCATCAAGTATCCTCGACAAGTCTGATCGCAAGTTGAAAAAGCCCATGGAGATTGGCACTAGAGGCGAATCGTTGTATTTTGATGGTAGTGGTAATTCAGAGGATG AAACAGAAAAATCAACACCAAAGAAAAAGCTTAGCTCTTCAGTGGTCCCTCCATTTTCACAACGAAGTTTATCAATGCATTCTCGGCCCGGAAACCAAAGGACGGCAGAAACACTCCGCTTTGCCAGATGTGATCAGATGCAAGGGTTCTAG